Proteins from one Sphingopyxis terrae subsp. terrae NBRC 15098 genomic window:
- a CDS encoding nucleotidyltransferase and HEPN domain-containing protein has translation MKTDLDHLPANKQRELERVKAIIFEEFEDALALGTMSWKKKGRIDKIILYGSYARGGWVDEPHTAKGYRSDFDLLIIVSDKRLIDKVDVWSKLDDRFAREILIDQTLKTPVNFIVHTLQEVNDGLAHGRYFFMDVARDGIALYESDDKPLHTPKPKTPQQALAMAQEYFDEWMPSALYARTLAGYSLRDGQKNYAAFNLHQASERLYHCVLLVCTFYTPHVHNLGFLRTQAERIDMRLVDAWPRELKAERSRFEKLKEAYVKARYSKHYRITEEELTWLGGCVEELGRAVHAVCSERIAELEANASVRP, from the coding sequence ATGAAAACCGATCTCGACCATCTTCCAGCCAATAAGCAGCGCGAGCTGGAGCGCGTGAAGGCGATCATCTTCGAAGAGTTCGAGGATGCATTGGCGCTCGGCACGATGAGCTGGAAGAAGAAGGGGCGGATCGACAAGATCATCCTCTATGGCAGCTATGCCCGTGGGGGCTGGGTCGACGAACCGCACACCGCCAAGGGCTATCGATCCGACTTCGACCTGCTCATCATCGTCAGCGACAAGCGGCTCATCGACAAGGTCGATGTCTGGTCGAAGCTCGACGACCGGTTCGCCCGTGAGATTTTGATCGACCAGACCCTCAAAACGCCAGTGAACTTCATCGTTCACACCCTGCAGGAGGTGAACGACGGGCTCGCGCACGGCCGCTATTTCTTCATGGACGTCGCGCGCGACGGGATCGCGCTTTACGAGAGCGACGACAAGCCGCTCCACACCCCGAAACCCAAGACGCCGCAGCAGGCGCTGGCAATGGCGCAGGAGTATTTTGACGAGTGGATGCCCTCGGCTCTCTATGCTCGCACGTTGGCAGGTTACAGCTTACGCGACGGCCAGAAGAATTACGCCGCGTTCAATCTCCATCAGGCGTCTGAGCGTCTCTACCACTGCGTCCTTCTGGTCTGCACCTTCTACACTCCGCACGTTCACAACCTCGGGTTCCTGCGTACCCAGGCCGAGCGCATCGATATGCGTTTGGTCGATGCCTGGCCGCGCGAGCTGAAAGCCGAGCGTTCACGCTTCGAGAAGCTCAAGGAAGCCTATGTGAAGGCGCGCTACTCGAAGCATTACCGCATCACCGAAGAGGAGCTGACATGGCTCGGCGGCTGCGTCGAGGAACTCGGTCGCGCGGTTCACGCGGTTTGCTCGGAGCGGATTGCCGAACTCGAAGCCAACGCCTCAGTTCGCCCCTGA
- a CDS encoding peptidylprolyl isomerase, with product MKYLLLAAAAASLASPVQAQEATEVPSPGEIAAAAPAKDWVAIPTSDLLVMDLAPDAKGKARRVVLQLMPAPFSQGWIGNIRKLAAAHWWDGTSVNRVQDNYVAQWGDATEKKPLPEGLVTVPESEYSVLPHILVAHETRSPALPPSPHRSRGDAYAEFTGFVAGWPVAYDHQSEWPIHCYGMVGVGRNMSPDTGSGAELYAVIGHAPRHLDRNIALVGRVISGIEYLSSLPRGTGPLGFYEDEAERVGIRSIRLASDLPAAEQPRFEYLSTDSDAFTDYADARANRRDPFFIRPAGGADICNIPVPIRPIAAK from the coding sequence ATGAAATATCTTCTGCTCGCCGCGGCTGCGGCATCGCTCGCCAGTCCCGTTCAAGCCCAGGAAGCGACTGAGGTGCCGTCGCCGGGCGAGATTGCGGCCGCGGCGCCCGCGAAGGACTGGGTTGCGATCCCGACGTCGGATCTGCTCGTGATGGACCTTGCGCCCGACGCCAAGGGCAAGGCGCGCCGCGTAGTCCTCCAGCTGATGCCCGCGCCGTTCAGTCAGGGTTGGATCGGCAATATCCGCAAGCTCGCCGCCGCTCACTGGTGGGACGGCACCAGCGTCAACCGAGTGCAGGATAATTATGTCGCGCAGTGGGGGGACGCGACCGAGAAGAAGCCTTTGCCCGAGGGTTTGGTAACGGTACCGGAGAGTGAATATTCGGTACTGCCCCACATCTTGGTGGCTCATGAAACCCGTAGTCCGGCCTTGCCGCCGTCCCCGCACCGATCGCGCGGCGATGCGTACGCAGAATTCACCGGTTTTGTCGCAGGCTGGCCTGTCGCCTATGATCATCAGAGCGAATGGCCCATTCATTGCTATGGGATGGTTGGCGTCGGCCGCAACATGTCGCCCGATACCGGTTCGGGCGCCGAGCTTTATGCCGTCATCGGCCACGCGCCGCGCCACCTCGACCGCAATATCGCGCTCGTCGGCCGCGTGATCAGCGGGATCGAGTATCTGTCGAGCCTGCCGCGTGGCACCGGGCCGCTCGGCTTTTACGAGGATGAAGCCGAGCGCGTCGGGATCCGCTCGATCAGGCTTGCCAGCGACCTGCCGGCGGCGGAGCAGCCGCGCTTCGAATATCTGTCGACCGACAGCGATGCCTTCACCGACTATGCCGACGCCCGCGCGAACCGCCGCGATCCCTTCTTCATCCGCCCTGCGGGCGGCGCTGATATCTGCAATATCCCCGTGCCGATCCGGCCCATCGCGGCGAAATAG
- a CDS encoding DUF1905 domain-containing protein, giving the protein MEDFTVTTPLWRWQSATAPAAWFFLTIAGEAADGIRFAAIGGQWLDGRKGFGSAKVRATVGDTCWNTSVFPHKESGGWLLPVKAAVRKAEGLAEGDAVTVTVSL; this is encoded by the coding sequence GTGGAAGATTTCACCGTCACGACGCCGCTCTGGCGCTGGCAGTCGGCGACCGCGCCCGCAGCCTGGTTTTTCCTGACCATCGCGGGTGAGGCGGCAGACGGGATCCGCTTCGCAGCGATCGGCGGACAGTGGCTCGACGGCCGCAAGGGATTCGGGTCGGCAAAGGTCCGCGCGACCGTCGGTGATACCTGCTGGAATACGTCGGTCTTCCCGCACAAGGAAAGCGGCGGCTGGCTGCTGCCGGTCAAAGCGGCTGTGCGCAAGGCGGAGGGCTTGGCGGAAGGCGACGCGGTAACGGTGACGGTCAGTCTTTAA
- a CDS encoding OB-fold-containig protein gives MVDQIFAPENAVFSAALLLMLLVGAMQVTGLVGDLDAADLDADGDVGLADAVLAWAGIGRVPLLMWLVIFLALFGGLGLGLQQLMTALTGGPGDNFLMVPITAVAALPPTGVAARLVGRIFPSLETTAIDRDELVGLYAEISIGTARASNPARARVVDAHGQAHQIMVEPDTDDQKFETGETVLLVKRDGEIFKAYSRGDFYLPRLD, from the coding sequence ATGGTCGATCAAATATTCGCGCCCGAAAACGCCGTATTCAGTGCAGCGCTCCTATTGATGCTTCTCGTCGGCGCCATGCAGGTAACTGGATTGGTCGGTGACCTCGATGCTGCGGACCTGGACGCCGACGGCGATGTGGGGCTGGCCGACGCCGTTCTGGCATGGGCGGGTATCGGCCGGGTGCCGCTATTGATGTGGCTGGTGATCTTTCTGGCGCTGTTCGGAGGTCTGGGGCTTGGGCTGCAGCAGTTGATGACGGCGCTAACCGGAGGCCCGGGTGACAATTTTCTCATGGTGCCGATTACGGCCGTCGCTGCCTTGCCGCCTACCGGAGTCGCGGCGCGCTTGGTCGGTCGGATATTTCCGTCCCTGGAAACCACAGCGATCGACCGCGACGAGCTTGTCGGCCTTTACGCTGAAATAAGCATCGGAACAGCCCGCGCGAGCAATCCCGCACGGGCACGCGTTGTCGATGCGCACGGGCAGGCGCATCAGATCATGGTCGAACCGGATACCGACGATCAGAAATTCGAGACGGGGGAAACCGTCCTGCTGGTAAAGCGCGACGGTGAAATATTTAAGGCCTATTCCCGGGGCGATTTTTATTTACCGCGGCTCGACTGA
- a CDS encoding flotillin family protein: MIEIAIYAGIGFAVLLILGLIITRLYRRATKEIAFVRTGFRGERVVMNGGALVLPVLHETMPVNMNTVRLAVERKNSDALITLDRLRIDVKAEFYVRVRPDAGSIAMAAQTLGLRTMQPEALKDLVEGKFVDALRSVAAGMTMNQLHEQRADFVQKVQQVSSNDLAMNGLELESVSLTGLDQTSIEHFNANNAFDAEGLTKLTEQIEARKKTRNDIEQDTRVQMESKNLEAEQKSLEIRREEEFAKLGQAREIEIRRAEQAAEIAREQAQRNQESENARIQAKQLIDAKQIEADRAIEEARIAQEQAIELARQEQQILIQNKSREESQARAEADAARALAVAAEEQVATSRETEVAERSKRIELIEAAKEAERQAISVKVEAEAEKEAAANRAAALRLEAEGEAEAEKLRAEAARVRFEVEAAGQRAINEAANILSSNQISLQTKMALLKVLPEVVREAAKPMEAIDSIKIVQVDGLTQSGGAPLAGDGPTGGSGNLASNAVSAALAYRAQAPVIDGLMKELGFDGGSLDALVKGATELEENPAPSPARSNRKGSPSRTAAGDGGDEG; the protein is encoded by the coding sequence ATGATCGAAATTGCTATTTACGCGGGGATCGGCTTTGCCGTTCTACTGATCCTTGGATTGATCATTACGCGGCTCTATCGCCGTGCAACCAAGGAAATAGCCTTTGTCCGGACCGGGTTCCGAGGCGAGCGTGTTGTTATGAACGGCGGCGCTCTGGTTTTACCGGTGCTGCACGAAACCATGCCGGTCAACATGAACACCGTCCGGCTTGCCGTGGAGCGCAAGAATTCCGACGCGCTGATCACGCTCGATCGTTTGCGGATTGACGTGAAAGCGGAATTCTATGTCCGGGTCAGGCCCGACGCGGGGTCGATTGCGATGGCGGCGCAGACGTTGGGATTGCGCACGATGCAACCGGAAGCGCTGAAGGATCTTGTCGAAGGCAAGTTCGTCGATGCGCTGCGTTCGGTTGCGGCGGGCATGACGATGAATCAGCTGCACGAACAGCGCGCAGATTTTGTGCAGAAGGTGCAGCAGGTCAGCTCGAACGATCTTGCCATGAATGGCCTTGAACTGGAATCGGTGTCGCTGACTGGCCTCGATCAAACTTCGATCGAGCATTTCAATGCGAATAATGCCTTCGATGCCGAGGGCCTGACAAAGCTGACCGAGCAGATCGAAGCCCGGAAAAAGACGCGCAACGACATCGAGCAGGATACGCGCGTCCAGATGGAGAGTAAAAATCTGGAGGCTGAGCAGAAATCGCTCGAAATTCGCCGCGAAGAGGAATTCGCCAAGCTGGGGCAAGCGCGTGAAATTGAAATTCGCCGGGCCGAACAGGCGGCCGAAATCGCGCGCGAGCAAGCCCAGCGCAATCAGGAATCCGAAAATGCGAGGATTCAGGCGAAGCAGTTGATCGACGCCAAGCAGATCGAAGCGGATCGTGCCATCGAGGAGGCGCGGATTGCGCAGGAACAGGCTATCGAACTGGCGCGGCAGGAGCAGCAAATCCTGATCCAGAACAAGAGCCGCGAAGAAAGCCAGGCGCGGGCCGAAGCTGATGCCGCGCGTGCGCTCGCGGTGGCGGCGGAGGAACAGGTCGCGACGTCCCGTGAAACCGAGGTCGCGGAGCGTTCGAAGCGGATCGAACTGATTGAGGCGGCGAAAGAGGCCGAGCGTCAGGCCATTTCGGTAAAGGTGGAAGCTGAAGCCGAGAAGGAAGCCGCCGCGAACCGCGCGGCTGCATTGCGGCTGGAGGCCGAGGGTGAGGCCGAAGCCGAAAAGCTGCGTGCGGAGGCTGCACGCGTCCGCTTCGAGGTCGAGGCGGCGGGTCAGCGCGCAATCAACGAGGCGGCAAATATTCTCTCGTCGAACCAGATATCGCTTCAGACCAAAATGGCATTGCTCAAGGTGCTGCCCGAAGTGGTCCGCGAGGCCGCTAAGCCAATGGAGGCGATCGATTCGATCAAGATCGTACAGGTCGATGGTCTTACCCAATCGGGAGGTGCCCCGCTGGCCGGCGATGGGCCGACGGGCGGGAGCGGCAACCTGGCAAGCAATGCCGTCTCAGCAGCGCTCGCCTATCGGGCACAGGCACCGGTCATTGACGGTTTGATGAAGGAACTGGGCTTCGATGGCGGTTCGCTCGATGCACTGGTTAAGGGTGCAACCGAGCTTGAAGAGAATCCGGCGCCGTCGCCAGCGCGTTCGAACCGGAAGGGATCGCCTAGCCGCACTGCGGCGGGCGATGGAGGCGATGAAGGCTGA
- a CDS encoding AI-2E family transporter codes for MASEGEGRGADGRWSFLVILIAISAAFALVLWPFLTAILWAVIAAILFTPVYRRLLARMPRWPNSAALLTLLLIVGIVILPAAILSVALVGEATTVYLRIQSGDIDIARIFATLFAGLPGWATTLLANLGVKDLADARDIFGSGAADGVRAVLGQALLFGQSIFGLLVKLSVVLYLSFFLLRDGDALQRRVAAAVPLRADQLGLLVDRFIVVVRATIKGSIVVAIIQGMIGGTVLWMLGVEAPLLWGVLMGAASLIPAVGTGLVWVPMALYLFFSGAIWQGAVLVFCGLFVIGMVDNLLRPILVGRETRIPDYVVLITTLGGLQLFGFHGIVIGPVIAAMFIAVWDIAAQMRGEALSPPA; via the coding sequence ATGGCGAGTGAGGGTGAAGGGCGGGGCGCGGACGGGCGTTGGTCCTTTCTGGTCATCCTGATCGCCATCTCGGCTGCTTTTGCGCTCGTTCTGTGGCCATTTCTGACGGCCATCCTCTGGGCGGTGATCGCGGCGATTCTGTTCACGCCGGTCTATCGCCGCTTGCTCGCGCGCATGCCCCGCTGGCCGAACAGCGCCGCCTTGCTGACCCTGCTACTGATCGTTGGGATCGTCATCCTGCCGGCGGCGATCCTGAGCGTGGCGCTGGTCGGGGAGGCGACGACGGTCTATCTGCGCATCCAGTCGGGTGATATCGACATTGCGCGTATTTTCGCGACCTTGTTCGCCGGACTGCCGGGTTGGGCGACGACCCTGCTTGCCAATCTGGGAGTCAAGGATCTCGCCGACGCGCGCGACATCTTCGGATCGGGCGCGGCCGACGGCGTGCGCGCGGTGCTGGGGCAGGCGCTGCTGTTCGGCCAGAGCATATTCGGGTTGCTCGTGAAGTTGAGTGTCGTGCTCTATCTCTCCTTCTTCCTGCTGCGCGACGGCGATGCGTTGCAGCGCCGTGTTGCGGCCGCCGTGCCGCTGCGCGCCGACCAGCTTGGCCTCCTCGTCGACCGTTTCATCGTGGTGGTGCGCGCGACGATCAAGGGCAGCATCGTTGTCGCGATCATCCAAGGGATGATCGGCGGGACGGTGCTGTGGATGCTCGGGGTTGAGGCGCCGCTGCTCTGGGGCGTGCTGATGGGCGCGGCATCGTTGATTCCCGCGGTGGGAACCGGACTCGTCTGGGTACCGATGGCGCTCTATCTCTTTTTCAGCGGGGCAATCTGGCAGGGAGCGGTGCTCGTTTTTTGCGGCCTCTTCGTCATCGGCATGGTCGACAATCTGCTGCGCCCGATCCTGGTGGGGCGCGAGACGCGCATCCCCGATTATGTCGTGCTGATCACGACACTGGGCGGCCTGCAATTGTTCGGGTTTCACGGCATCGTCATCGGGCCGGTGATCGCGGCGATGTTCATCGCGGTTTGGGATATAGCTGCGCAGATGCGCGGCGAAGCCCTGTCGCCGCCGGCCTAG
- a CDS encoding LysR substrate-binding domain-containing protein, giving the protein MPRLPPLSSMEAFLEVARHGTVKAAASELGLSMPALSRRIQTLEHAVGRPLFDRHHHGLRLTEAGRDLQDQLSPILDELRSVIGQVGSPDASVRLHLNVLPLFAQQRLFPRLPELRRAHPELHIDIDTLSHGEARLGEGIDAAIALARAIDPALYAARLDQDKVFPIAARGLTDGERPIAVPEQLQRATILLHREMPETFNEWRNAIGMPYLEPMGTDFFDSGPLMLEAAAQGIGVAFMHGHHFDDAQDPRLVRLFDFDVDSPYSYWFVCRPRALRQPAVKLFHDWLLEAKI; this is encoded by the coding sequence ATGCCACGCCTTCCTCCCCTCAGCAGTATGGAAGCCTTTCTGGAGGTTGCCCGTCATGGCACGGTGAAGGCCGCCGCGAGCGAGCTTGGCCTTTCGATGCCTGCCCTATCGCGCCGTATCCAGACGCTAGAGCATGCCGTCGGTCGACCTTTGTTCGACCGCCATCATCATGGGCTGCGACTGACCGAGGCAGGGCGCGACCTGCAGGACCAGTTGTCGCCCATCCTCGACGAACTACGCAGCGTTATCGGCCAGGTCGGCAGCCCCGACGCGTCGGTCCGCCTGCACCTCAACGTGCTTCCGCTCTTTGCGCAGCAGCGCCTGTTCCCGCGCCTGCCCGAACTGCGCCGCGCGCATCCCGAACTGCACATCGACATCGACACGCTGTCGCACGGTGAAGCGCGGCTCGGCGAAGGCATCGACGCTGCGATAGCCCTTGCCCGCGCAATTGATCCCGCACTTTATGCCGCCCGGCTCGATCAGGACAAGGTGTTCCCGATTGCTGCACGGGGGCTGACCGATGGCGAGCGCCCGATCGCGGTGCCCGAACAGCTGCAGCGCGCGACGATCCTGCTGCACCGCGAAATGCCTGAAACCTTCAACGAATGGCGCAATGCGATCGGCATGCCGTATCTCGAACCGATGGGGACCGATTTCTTCGATTCGGGACCGCTGATGCTAGAGGCTGCAGCACAAGGCATCGGCGTCGCTTTCATGCACGGTCATCATTTCGACGACGCGCAGGATCCGCGGCTAGTGCGTCTGTTCGATTTCGACGTCGACAGCCCTTACAGCTACTGGTTCGTCTGCCGCCCCCGCGCGCTGCGCCAGCCCGCGGTCAAGCTGTTTCACGACTGGCTGCTCGAAGCGAAGATCTAG
- a CDS encoding CDC48 family AAA ATPase, producing the protein MALADAPVKEKQVKLQVATLRAEESGAGIARIPRTAMVELGVTEGDVIQISGKRDTAARVVAPYAEDEGIEVIRLDGLQRANAGAGAGDMVHLSRVEMRPATRVVFAPAQENLRLQGSANALKRSFFGRPLVAGDTVATAGQQRVPAGDMPPQLRQMLNAPAYALAEVRLLVVSANPKGVVFIDESTEVELLPEYQEPQDARRTDVTYDDLGGLGDTINQLREMVELPLRYPELFQRLGVDPPRGVLLHGPPGTGKTRLARAVANESDAQFFLINGPEIMGSAYGESEKRLREIFEAATKAAPSIVFIDEIDSIAPKRGQVTGEAEKRIVAQLLTLMDGLEPRTNLVVIAATNRPDAIDEALRRPGRFDREIVIGVPDESGRREILAIHTRGMPLGDDVDLGELARTTFGFVGADMAALTREAAIEAVRRIMPKLNLEEGTIPPEVLAELRVTRDDFLNALKRVQPSAMREVMVQAPKTRWSDIGGLDAARDKMIEGIELPLKHPEAFRRLGIRAAKGFLLYGPPGTGKTLLAKAAARESDANFIAIKSSDLLSKWYGESEQQIARLFARARAVAPTIIFIDELDSLVPARGSGTSGEPQVTERVVNTILAEMDGIEEMQSVIVIGATNRPNLIDPALLRPGRLDELIYVSVPNAEGRRRILEIHTAKMPLADDVSLDALAERSDRFTGADLEDLVRRAGLAALKRSIASDLVTMADFEAALKDTRASVTEAMERDYEKIQGEIKQQAMSIDPIGFFAPGMLKPVREQKHADDAKG; encoded by the coding sequence TTGGCGTTGGCCGACGCACCGGTAAAAGAAAAGCAGGTCAAGCTTCAGGTGGCGACTCTGCGCGCAGAAGAAAGCGGCGCGGGGATCGCCCGGATTCCGCGCACCGCAATGGTCGAACTCGGCGTGACCGAGGGCGATGTCATCCAGATCAGTGGCAAGCGCGACACCGCGGCGCGTGTGGTCGCACCGTACGCCGAGGATGAGGGGATCGAGGTGATCCGCCTCGATGGTCTGCAACGCGCCAATGCGGGCGCCGGCGCGGGCGATATGGTGCACCTGAGCCGGGTCGAGATGCGGCCCGCGACACGCGTCGTTTTCGCGCCTGCACAGGAAAATCTGCGGCTGCAGGGCTCGGCCAATGCGCTCAAGCGCAGTTTCTTCGGCCGTCCGCTGGTCGCCGGCGATACGGTCGCGACCGCCGGGCAACAGCGCGTTCCCGCAGGCGATATGCCGCCGCAACTGCGCCAGATGCTCAACGCGCCCGCTTATGCGCTCGCCGAGGTGCGCCTGCTTGTTGTCTCGGCGAACCCGAAGGGCGTCGTGTTCATCGACGAAAGCACCGAAGTCGAGCTGCTGCCCGAATATCAGGAACCGCAGGACGCGCGGCGCACCGACGTTACCTATGACGATCTGGGCGGGCTTGGTGACACGATCAATCAGCTGCGCGAGATGGTCGAGCTGCCGCTGCGCTATCCCGAACTTTTCCAGCGGCTCGGCGTCGATCCGCCGCGCGGCGTACTGCTCCACGGCCCGCCGGGAACCGGCAAGACGCGGCTTGCGCGCGCTGTTGCGAACGAAAGCGATGCGCAATTCTTCCTGATCAACGGGCCGGAGATCATGGGCAGCGCCTATGGCGAGTCCGAAAAGCGCCTGCGCGAGATTTTCGAGGCCGCGACCAAAGCCGCGCCGTCGATCGTCTTCATCGACGAGATCGACTCGATCGCGCCGAAGCGTGGCCAGGTAACCGGCGAGGCCGAAAAGCGCATCGTCGCGCAGCTTCTGACGCTGATGGACGGGCTCGAACCGCGCACCAATCTGGTGGTCATTGCGGCAACAAACCGCCCCGACGCGATTGACGAGGCGCTGCGTCGTCCTGGCCGCTTCGACCGCGAGATCGTGATCGGTGTGCCCGATGAGAGCGGGCGCCGCGAGATACTCGCGATCCATACCCGCGGCATGCCGCTGGGTGACGACGTCGATCTGGGCGAGCTTGCGCGCACGACCTTTGGTTTTGTCGGGGCGGACATGGCCGCGCTGACGCGCGAGGCGGCCATCGAGGCGGTGCGGCGGATCATGCCCAAGCTGAACCTTGAGGAAGGAACGATCCCGCCCGAAGTTCTCGCGGAATTGCGCGTGACGCGCGACGACTTTCTGAATGCGCTGAAGCGCGTCCAACCGTCGGCGATGCGCGAGGTGATGGTGCAGGCGCCGAAAACGCGCTGGAGCGACATCGGAGGGCTCGACGCGGCGCGCGACAAGATGATCGAGGGCATCGAACTGCCGCTCAAACATCCCGAAGCGTTCCGCCGGCTGGGTATCCGCGCCGCCAAGGGCTTTCTGCTCTACGGCCCGCCAGGCACGGGTAAGACCTTGCTGGCAAAGGCGGCGGCGCGCGAGTCGGATGCGAATTTCATTGCGATCAAATCGTCCGATCTGCTGTCGAAATGGTATGGCGAGAGTGAGCAACAGATTGCCCGGTTGTTTGCACGCGCCCGCGCCGTCGCGCCGACGATCATCTTCATCGACGAACTCGACAGCCTGGTGCCGGCGCGCGGCAGCGGAACGTCGGGTGAGCCGCAGGTGACCGAGCGCGTCGTCAACACGATCCTGGCCGAGATGGACGGAATCGAAGAGATGCAATCGGTGATCGTCATCGGCGCGACAAACCGCCCGAACCTGATCGATCCCGCGCTGCTCCGCCCGGGACGGCTCGACGAATTGATCTATGTCTCGGTTCCGAATGCCGAGGGACGGAGGCGCATTCTAGAGATCCATACCGCCAAAATGCCGCTCGCCGACGATGTGTCGCTCGACGCCCTCGCCGAGCGCAGCGACCGCTTTACGGGCGCCGATCTGGAGGATCTGGTGCGCCGGGCGGGGCTTGCCGCGCTCAAGCGATCGATCGCGAGCGATCTCGTCACCATGGCCGATTTCGAAGCTGCGCTGAAGGATACCCGAGCTTCGGTCACGGAGGCGATGGAGCGCGACTATGAAAAAATCCAGGGCGAGATCAAGCAGCAGGCGATGAGCATCGACCCGATCGGCTTTTTCGCGCCCGGCATGCTGAAACCCGTTCGCGAGCAGAAGCACGCCGATGATGCGAAGGGCTGA